The following proteins are co-located in the Dietzia timorensis genome:
- a CDS encoding aminodeoxychorismate lyase: protein MTNFPGGPGEARDAGEVSSPVEANASRVVLHVAGPGLATPKVVDPDAPLLLADDLGAVRGDGCFDSLLLHRGRALKPLRHLARISRSARMLEIDPPGEQEWTAGIEAAEAEWVRIHGGDTVSAPDALLRLVLTRGAEHAAGRADDATAYITVAAIGTHVAKVRREGIAVQVQQRGFSVDLAANAPWQLLGAKTLSYATNMAALRHAAADGFGDVLFLSSEGEVLEGPRSTIVAVRDGALLSPPQEIGILEGTTLGALGEAAQRRGIPLRREHLLLSDLLVADSVWFISSITLAARVVRIDSHEIGGRDAGIDVGALVAEAVGVENWPG from the coding sequence ATGACGAATTTTCCAGGCGGGCCGGGTGAGGCCCGAGACGCAGGAGAGGTGTCCTCGCCGGTGGAGGCGAACGCGAGCCGGGTCGTGTTGCACGTGGCCGGGCCCGGCCTGGCGACGCCGAAGGTCGTCGACCCCGATGCCCCGCTGCTTCTCGCGGACGATCTCGGCGCGGTGCGCGGGGACGGCTGCTTCGACTCGCTGCTGCTGCACCGCGGGCGCGCGCTCAAGCCACTGCGTCACCTCGCCCGGATCTCGCGGTCGGCGCGGATGCTCGAGATAGATCCCCCCGGCGAACAAGAGTGGACCGCGGGGATCGAGGCGGCGGAAGCCGAGTGGGTGCGCATCCATGGTGGCGATACCGTGTCCGCGCCAGACGCACTGCTCCGCCTGGTGCTCACGCGCGGCGCCGAGCACGCCGCAGGCCGCGCGGATGACGCGACGGCGTACATCACGGTCGCAGCGATCGGTACCCATGTGGCGAAGGTGCGCAGGGAGGGGATCGCGGTGCAGGTGCAACAGCGCGGTTTCTCGGTGGATCTCGCCGCGAACGCGCCGTGGCAACTGCTCGGCGCGAAGACTCTGTCATATGCGACGAACATGGCCGCGCTGCGGCATGCGGCGGCCGACGGCTTCGGCGACGTGCTCTTTCTGTCCTCGGAGGGCGAGGTGCTCGAGGGACCGCGCTCGACGATCGTCGCAGTGCGCGACGGGGCCCTACTCAGCCCGCCGCAGGAGATCGGCATTCTCGAGGGGACCACGCTCGGCGCGCTCGGCGAGGCCGCGCAGCGTCGCGGGATCCCGCTGCGCCGCGAGCATCTGCTGCTCTCGGACCTGCTCGTCGCGGATTCGGTGTGGTTCATCTCGTCGATCACACTTGCCGCGCGCGTGGTGCGTATCGACTCCCACGAGATCGGCGGCCGCGATGCGGGGATCGATGTGGGCGCGCTCGTCGCCGAGGCCGTGGGCGTGGAGAACTGGCCCGGCTAG